ATAGATAGAGGTTTAATAGTGGGAAACAGTGCAAAGAATAGTTGggggtgttttttgtttgcttgctTGTCTGTTTTTTAGAAATTGtttacaaaaaattaaaaaacaaaactgaaaacaggtctaaaacatagaaaaaaggaaaatgcacGTCTGTAGCGTCTGGTGCTCTGGTCCAGACACGCTGCATACCACCTCTCTCCAGTACCTCAATGTTTTATGCTGTAGGTgttgctgggtgtgtgtgtgcactggtctatgtgtatatgtgtcatTGATTGATTGGGTATGTGTATgagggtgggtgtgtgggtcaaagagaaagagaaagagacaaagagtgtgtgtgtatgtatatgtatgtatgtgtatatgtgtgtgtgtgtgtgtgtgtgtgtgtgggtttaagATTTAGCGTAGTGGTTCTCAACTCCGGTCCTCAAGCTCCGGCACTGTACAGGTTTTTGTTCCAACCAGGTcctacaaaaacaaataattgagTTTTTAAAAACCGAACTTTGGAATTTTGATACTAAGAGTGCACACAGTTCTCTGCAGCCTGCaaaaaaataagttaaataaatgCTGTAGCATTCCCTCCCTGTGACACGAGCACAACAGAAACAGCGAGGTGCATCGTCAAGGGAAACGCACGCCAGAGAGACCCGAGGTTGGAACAAGAACCCACTGACACGGTCGCCGTGGCGAGCACTCGGACACTAGGACTCGCCAACTTTCGGCCGACACATCATGGCGGGCGACGGTGGCGGGtgaacacacgtgcacacgaaCCGCCACCTCTCGCAACGCACCTAAGAGGACTGACTGAAGCCGAGCAGACAAGGGCCAAGGCTGAGCACCACTGATCATGTGCAACAATGTGAGGGAGCAAGAGTGGGATTCTGCTGACCCTGTCCTGTATGTGACAGCTGAGAGCTCTATCAGCTGTCGAGCCTTCCCCTCATCACTCTCCTTTGTCTTGAAAATAGCATAacgcaacaaaacaaacagaatttaATAGAACAGAAGTGCTCGGCGCTGCCGCCCTCCCTGACTCCTCTCGCTAGCACGTGGGCTCACATGGGTCCCAGTAGGATTTAAGGATTGaataggggggggggcttgctgCTGCGACTTCAGAACTCTACTGGGATGACTGCGAGTTGTCGTTCTTGCTCTCCTGACTGGAGGGGGCCTTGTTGTTCCAGGGTGAGTGTGCCCCCAGTGCAGGCGAGCTGTTGAAACTGTCCTCATCCTCCAGGCCATTCGCCACATCGAACTGCGTGTTCTCCAGTCGCGTGATCAGACGCTCGTCCTCGTCACCAAACTCCCCTCCCATCAGAGTGGGCTCTCCCACCATCATCACGTCCTAAAGGGGACAGCAAGGGCCGGTACATATTATCCCCATAATGCAGGGGGGTGCGCGGCATGACTGGCTGCACGGACGAGTTGTAACTGTGGTCTAGGTGCGATCTAACTGGGTTTTATTCCAActtaacaaatacattttaactaATGAAATGCATTTTCAATGATACTTCAAGGGACCATGCGTCATCAAGGTATCTGGCCCTGACCGTTCCGTCTTCCATGTGACCTTGACTTCCTCCCCCCTGTTCCAAGAAGCAGGGTTGAGGGGAACTCCCTACTGGCCAGCGGTGGGCATCCCTGATCCTTGAGTGCTGCATCACTGGGTTTTCATTCCACCTCGGGTCTCGTTCGCTCAATCAAGCAACCAATAAGCAAAGACAGCAGTGCTGTGTGAATCATCAGTGCTCTGATAGACTTAGTGGTAAACTCTAAAACCAAAGACAATACAGCGGATTTGGAGAGAAAACCTGTCCCACTGGAAATCAGAGCAAGGAAATCCCAGCCCATGGCCCCAGAACAACAGAATTTACTTAAAAGAAAGAGGTAACTTGTACTCCCTCTAAATAAACCCTTAAACCTGTAGCCCCAGAGGACCAGGGACTGCCCATCACTGGTTTATATGAGGGGGAACTATTAACTTAATCTAATAATCCTCATTAGAATTACAGAACCACCCCACCCCATCCCATCCCTCACATGATTCCTAAACCCACCTCCAGAATCCTCCCTAACCTATCTCTTTCCTGGCCTGCTGCTATACCCACTCCTAGGCAGACTAGCAACCGCTGGTATCACCATCTACACCCACAAATAACTTTCTAACCCCCTGGCCTTTCTTTTCATCCCCCTCCAtcctctgtctcatcctctgCACCATGGAGGTGCAGATGGAGGTCAAGTAGATATAATGCTCACAGGTACCTGGTTGGAGAGTGAGAAGTTGTTGGCTGGACTCTTCtttttgctgttgctgttgttgtttcctcCGCCGGTGCTCACGGTGCTTCCACCGGACACCTTCCTTTTCCGCCGCTTGTTTGGAGCTTGTCGGGCTGGCTCAGCTAGAGACACAGAATAGGAGAAGACGTTAGAAGTTCTGAAATCTGTAGTCATGACAGTCATGTCATGCTACTGCAAGCTGGATTTGTTTATGGGTAATCCATGGCTTAATACGTTCAAGGGCAATACAGCCATAAATACCACTGGCAATTTCAAAACATACGTGTTACCTGGTGGGGCTACCATTCGTTGCCACTTTTGGAAGAGGCAGGTCTTCAGGCAGTCTCTGGGGCTCAAGCTGTAGGTCTTATGTCTGGACATCAACTCTTGCATAGGCTCCAATATCACACATAGCTTTagggaaagcaaagagaaatgacgcaacattaattattatttttaagtatGTAAACAATCGAAAACTGACCTAGGATCACACAACTAGTCCATTTTGGATtaacaatgttaaataaaatatattttaatataataaaaaatagttcAGGTAAAACtgggcaataaaaaaaatgatatgtaTGATGTGCTTACACGGAGGTAGTTGAGCGTGGAGTTGGACAGCCCACATCTGGTGATATTCTTAGCCAGCTGATCGAGCATCTGCGGATCCTGCGTGATCAAGTGAAAAGGCGAGATCAATGATGATGTCATGTACAGGATGTGCATCTGAGTGTGCTTTGCTTTCTCGAGCCTGGAACTCACATGCATGGCCAAGATGCTCCTTGGCAGGACCTCTCTGTGTTGTCTGATGCTGAAGTGCCACGTCTTGATCCTCATCATGTCATCAAACATGAACTCTAGGTACAGACGACCCTCCACACAAACCTGTTccccaggagagagagagaggtcacaGCTCAGACGTCATGATGCCAAccaacaggaggagaggagtcagTGGGACATTAACCATACCTGCGTGAACATGGGTTTGCCGTTCTGAGTCACCATGGTGCACTGGTCGCAGTCGAGGGAGACAAAGTTACTGTGGAACGACTCCTTTGGATGCTTCAAAACGTAGAACAACTCAGTGGCGCCCCCTTCAAAAATACTTCGAAAGTAGCGTGGAATCAACGTCCTGCCAATGGCTGCCGAGAGAAATCATCATAAATGCACATTCAGAGTGAAGAGTTATAGTAGCAGAGAACGTCACACATGTCTGATTAGGATCAAGTTTTAATACAGAGAATAAAGGCGGTAGTTCTTAAACACGTATCAAATACATGGAAATATTAAGATGAAAACTATATCTTGCACATCTCTCAAATGAAATGGGTTCCCTGCCTTAATATTGTAATGAGAATCTGATAATACTTTCTGAAAAAACCTTACTGTATCGTTTGGGTCCATCTTCCAGACAGAAAGTGATGGTGAGCATGGCGTCGTCCTCAAAGAACTCTGTGGTGAAGGCATCCCACCAGAGATTGTCACAGTcctgaaaaaagacaaacaaccattgcTCTCATTTTTCCCCATTCCTTCAAATCTGAAAGTTCTAAAAGTCGTGGTTTACGTCATAATctctataaaataaaacaaaacaaaacaatcaagtCTAATACAGAAAAAAGACATAGAAGATACACAACAATTTCTCTAGTTTACCATGAAAGGGATCTGGTTCAGTTAGCCTTTAATTAAAGTGGGTCAGTCATTGGTTAACATTCAACCCTGGTAATATTGAGTGTTAGAGAAAAACAATAGGTGGTGTGTTTGATAGAGATGTGAGTATGTTGTTCAAATATCAAGTGTTAAGCTGGACATAGCTGTAGGTAAATGTCAACGTACACAGGTTGCGCTGTTGTGTGGTGTGATGGCCACAGAAAACAATATCTCAAGTCAGCTACTCTGTTGCAGGCTCTGGCGTATAAACAGCTGACACTCCAATTACAGCTCAGCCAGGTTCATCAGATAATCCTTTTAATTCATTAGAAAGTGACTTGGAATGAAGCCAGTAAGCTCTTGAGCTTTATTTCCTATAAAATCCCATACATGGTTAacttcattttttgtttttttttaaacatatcaACAGTAAGTATTTCACAGAACGTGCAGAATGTAACAAACATTAGATTAACTGCAACCGTGTTTTTGGACAGCAACAGATTGGTGTTGATGTCTTAAGCTGTAAATGATGATGTGACTCTCACCTCTGTCCAGTTCTGTAATCTTTTGTTCAGCTCATATATCCGGTAGTCTGTCTGGTTCCCGTATGGTGTGGGTCTCCTGAAAGAGAAACCATGAAGCGTTAAACACTCgagagtctgagctgcaggtgtattttaaaatgaacagaGAACATAATGTTTTAGGTTTGACTTCTGATTACATAAGGGGTCCCACTCTTTTTGAGAATTTTTTCCCAAGGATTCTTAATTTACAGGTTGTgttcatgaatgaaaatattctTTAGAATTCCAGGTTTTCCAGGATGTGTGGGAACCCTGTATATGCTCAGTATTTAAGCGTCAGTGTCCTCACCCCATTCCAGGCTCCATGTATGACGGGGGGTACATGGGTGTTGGCCTaagaggacagaaaaacaacaacagtcagCCACTGATTCcttaaacattaaagaaatactgcaaaaaatatattatttatgttaatCAAGTTGAACGTTGCTTCATCTTGATTGGTGCCTTTTTAGTCCACACATTATGGACCAGTCTGTATATGTGTAATTAAGTCTCACATGATTGGATTCAATCATTATCTAACAATGAAAATTGAAGAATGTGTTATACAACACCAATAAAAGctaaatatgtataaaaacaGTTGCCACCCAAATAGATGTGTTGTGGTCTTTAGTAAAAAATATCTAGgtcaagaaaacaaatcataatATTAAGACTTGAGGCTCATGAGAAGTAAAGCGGAGACTCAATGAATCACATGATTAAACCAAATGAATTCATAAGGTGCATTAGTTTCATACATATTTTCCTTCATAACACACCATGACCTGACAGTATGACCCAGACCTACCCCACATCTCTGTCAAGCATAGCGCCCGGGTGGAAGGGGGGAAAGCTGCCGCCGTTGGGGGGCTCCTTAGGAGAGTACAGCTTGAATGACTTTGACGAACAGCCTGCACACAGCCAccagggcggaggaggaggaggaggaggggaggaggaaaaaaagagcagagattTAGAGGAGATTTAGATTTAGCTCGTTCAAATCACAGCATCATCCAAGTAATCTGATCTGGGACGGGTTTGTTGAGATTTACTGAAATAAAAGCACGCTGCCAAAACAATTTCCTGCTGCTTTCATTATCTAATGCATCTTCAATCTGGTAAATggacaagaaaacaaatcatcatcatgagggggtggggggagaaaCAGCAATATTTATTAGCCTGCAGAAAGTCGGAGAAACAATCAGGCTAATGGGACGAGATGGTCTGgtgtgtactttgtgtttgtgtaccatCCATAACACAACAGGGCACCCTGTTCACTGCATAGAGCCCAATATGATCCTAACCATACTcgtctgtgctgtgtgtgttcaccccCTCTAGTTGCCTCTACCGCCCATCCCCCCACTCCCTCTACCCTGGCTGTTGTTAACCCTTTTCTGCCCAGATGAGGCATTCATGCTCAAACAATTTGGGGCTCTGAGAAAGCATCTATTTGGTATCCCAGCTCAATGAGATACCACAGGAAGCCGCAACTGCATATGATTAGGTCCGaccaaagacattttaaatgcaaGCTTGCAGTGGTGGCCCAAACTGGCACACCATAAACCACTCTGTAGTACAGCTACAGAAAAATGCTAATACGGATCAATTGAATATATGTGGTGGAGATTAATTTAAAATCAGGTAAAGCAACATTGGTTCATAGAAAATCTTGAATGTTTCCACACATGCCTACTGGATTGGGGTGTTTACGTATGCTTTGCTTGTAGATCAGGTATTCCCAACAGGCATTATGGTAATTTGTTAGACTTAAAGTCACAATTTATGCaaaacagtcagtcagtgtaaACTTGGCGTGTGAAGCGGTGATCGAAGCTTATTAAAATAGACAGATGGAGAAACATGGGCGCCCAACACGACCCACTTTGCATCGGAGTCCAtcctaaaataagaaaaaacattcTCATCACGTCTGGTGAACTGATGGATTCCCCCACAGGCAGAGGTGGTGATTTAAAGTCAAGGCAGAtacagatggagggagaaaggCACGAGTTGGGGTTAAGTATGCCCGCGTGAACTCCGATCGGTCTCTCCATCGGCTCCTCGAAAACAACTGGAACTCCTCCTTAATTTACTTTGGGCCTTTTCTTCCTCGCTTCAGCACACCCGGGAGAGTCACGGCAGGTCACGTTCTCCTCCCCATTACTATGGAGGCAAACCTGCTCAGGAGCATCCAACAATGGTTCTCTATGCATTACCTCTGACCTATAGACCCACCGACCCACCCCCATACACCCTCCACAACACCACCAGCCGTTAGATCCAGACAGCATTCAACCACCTATGATAAGGCTTTGTTC
The Platichthys flesus chromosome 12, fPlaFle2.1, whole genome shotgun sequence DNA segment above includes these coding regions:
- the ldb1a gene encoding LIM domain-binding protein 1-A isoform X3 is translated as MSVGGCACPGCSSKSFKLYSPKEPPNGGSFPPFHPGAMLDRDVGPTPMYPPSYMEPGMGRPTPYGNQTDYRIYELNKRLQNWTEDCDNLWWDAFTTEFFEDDAMLTITFCLEDGPKRYTIGRTLIPRYFRSIFEGGATELFYVLKHPKESFHSNFVSLDCDQCTMVTQNGKPMFTQVCVEGRLYLEFMFDDMMRIKTWHFSIRQHREVLPRSILAMHDPQMLDQLAKNITRCGLSNSTLNYLRLCVILEPMQELMSRHKTYSLSPRDCLKTCLFQKWQRMVAPPAEPARQAPNKRRKRKVSGGSTVSTGGGNNNSNSKKKSPANNFSLSNQDLVGTKTCTVPELEDRS
- the ldb1a gene encoding LIM domain-binding protein 1-A isoform X1 — encoded protein: MSVGGCACPGCSSKSFKLYSPKEPPNGGSFPPFHPGAMLDRDVGPTPMYPPSYMEPGMGRPTPYGNQTDYRIYELNKRLQNWTEDCDNLWWDAFTTEFFEDDAMLTITFCLEDGPKRYTIGRTLIPRYFRSIFEGGATELFYVLKHPKESFHSNFVSLDCDQCTMVTQNGKPMFTQVCVEGRLYLEFMFDDMMRIKTWHFSIRQHREVLPRSILAMHDPQMLDQLAKNITRCGLSNSTLNYLRLCVILEPMQELMSRHKTYSLSPRDCLKTCLFQKWQRMVAPPAEPARQAPNKRRKRKVSGGSTVSTGGGNNNSNSKKKSPANNFSLSNQDVMMVGEPTLMGGEFGDEDERLITRLENTQFDVANGLEDEDSFNSSPALGAHSPWNNKAPSSQESKNDNSQSSQ
- the ldb1a gene encoding LIM domain-binding protein 1-A isoform X2 — its product is MLDRDVGPTPMYPPSYMEPGMGRPTPYGNQTDYRIYELNKRLQNWTEDCDNLWWDAFTTEFFEDDAMLTITFCLEDGPKRYTIGRTLIPRYFRSIFEGGATELFYVLKHPKESFHSNFVSLDCDQCTMVTQNGKPMFTQVCVEGRLYLEFMFDDMMRIKTWHFSIRQHREVLPRSILAMHDPQMLDQLAKNITRCGLSNSTLNYLRLCVILEPMQELMSRHKTYSLSPRDCLKTCLFQKWQRMVAPPAEPARQAPNKRRKRKVSGGSTVSTGGGNNNSNSKKKSPANNFSLSNQDVMMVGEPTLMGGEFGDEDERLITRLENTQFDVANGLEDEDSFNSSPALGAHSPWNNKAPSSQESKNDNSQSSQ